In the Podospora bellae-mahoneyi strain CBS 112042 chromosome 4, whole genome shotgun sequence genome, one interval contains:
- the GIS2 gene encoding gig suppressor (EggNog:ENOG503NX95; COG:O), giving the protein MFGNMSSAHKRACYKCGELGHQADGCPAPARLCYNCIPTDHESNECPLPRTTKSKQCYHCQGVGHVQAECPTMRLNGGPGGPHNRCYTCGQPNHIARNCPSAQGGMAPGPMPGRGGFGPARGGFHPGGARHATCYKCGGPNHYARDCQAQAMKCYACGKLGHISRDCTAPNGGPLNTAGKTCYQCGEAGHISRDCPKRNGANGADAPEVDLGNPQVAQAPAPGAPLA; this is encoded by the exons ATGTTCGGAAACATGTCTTCGGCTCACAAGCGCGCGTGCTACAAGTGTGGCGAGTTGGGTCACCAGGCCGATGGCTGCCCAGCTCCCGCCCGTCTCTGCTACAACTG CATCCCAACAGACCACGAGTCGAACGAGTGCCCCCTGCCCCGCACCACCAAGTCCAAGCAGTGCTACCACTGCCAGGGTGTTGGCCACGTCCAGGCTGAGTGCCCTACCATGCGCCTGAACGGCGGCCCCGGCGGTCCTCACAACCGCTGCTACACCTGCGGACAGCCCAACCACATTGCC CGCAACTGCCCTAGCGCTCAGGGCGGCATGGCCCCCGGCCCCATGCCCGGCCGTGGTGGCTTCGGTCCTGCCCGTGGCGGCTTCCACCCCGGCGGCGCCCGCCACGCCACCTGCTACAAGTGCGGTGGCCCCAACCACTACGCTCGCGACTGCCAGGCTCAGGCTATGAAGTGCTACGCCTGCGGCAAGCTCGGCCACATCTCGCGCGACTGCACCGCTCCCAACGGCGGTCCCCTCAACACTGCTGGCAAGACCTGCTACCAGTGCGGTGAGGCTGGCCACATTTCCCGGGACTGCCCCAAGCGCAACGGTGCTAACGGTGCCGACGCCCCCGAGGTTGACCTTGGAAACCCCCAGGTTGCGCAGGCTCCTGCTCCCGGTGCCCCCCTTGCTTAA
- a CDS encoding hypothetical protein (COG:G; EggNog:ENOG503NWHC), with amino-acid sequence MSTNNNNTLTTPVPQRPSMCPRQLSSSSFASAFEVARTKLSELGVEEPDTDDDDNTLSPFSSSSGEEDDSDSSPYSPSVESDSSTSEAASPLHSPLTAPVTPAGIDPDVADNFAFAFDIDGVLVRGGKPIPEAIEAMKVLNGENPFGIKVPYIFLTNGGGKFETERCRDLSRQLEIDVSPGQFICGHTPMREFANKYGTVLVVGGEGEKCREVAESYGFRDVITPGDIIKANAATAPFRALTESEIRNSRDLLARGGKMSDIVVEAVFVFADSRDWASDLQIMLDIAQSKGGRLETRSENFDEGPPIYFSHNDVLWSAAHEHVRLGMGALRKIVETVFEDVSGGRKLKTHAFGKPQVSTFEFATRLLQQWRATQHGLAESEPPETVYFVGDTPESDIKGTNAMNEKSKNEWYSILVKTGVYQAGTEPKHKPRKLVDTVLDAVNHGIRREMAKLGTRKDGKGRKLPLDDAALKAISEGRTPNFELSADPFAKAVEQQQVQ; translated from the coding sequence ATgtcgaccaacaacaacaacaccctgaCCACCCCGGTCCCCCAGAGGCCGTCCATGTGCCCTCGCCAgctctccagcagcagcttcgcCTCGGCCTTTGAGGTGGCCCGCACCAAGCTCAGCGAGCTCGGAGTCGAGGAGCCGgacaccgacgacgacgacaacactctttcccccttttccagctcgtcgggagaagaggatgacTCCGACTCCTCTCCTTACTCCCCCTCAGTCGAGAGCGACTCCAGCACCAGCGAAGCCGCTTCACCACTCCACTCTCCCCTGACCGCTCCCGTCACACCAGCAGGCATCGACCCAGATGTCGCCGACAACTTCGCCTTTGCCTTTGACATCGACGGCGTTCTTGTCCGCGGCGGGAAGCCCATCCCCGAGGCTATCGAAGCGATGAAGGTCCTCAACGGGGAGAACCCCTTCGGCATCAAGGTCCCCtacatcttcctcaccaacggcggcggcaagtTCGAGACCGAGCGCTGCCGGGATCTGTCCCGCCAGCTCGAGATTGATGTTTCTCCCGGCCAGTTCATCTGCGGCCACACTCCCATGAGGGAGTTTGCCAACAAGTACGGCaccgtcctcgtcgtcggcggggagggagaaaagTGCCGCGAGGTTGCCGAGTCCTACGGCTTCCGGGATGTCATCACTCCAggcgacatcatcaaggccaaCGCTGCCACTGCCCCCTTCCGCGCCTTGACCGAGTCTGAGATCAGGAACTCTCGTGATCTCCTCGCaagaggggggaagatgagcgacatcgtcgtcgaggCCGTCTTTGTCTTTGCCGACAGCCGGGACTGGGCCTCGGACCTGCAGATCATGCTCGACATTGCCCAGTCCAAGGGCGGCAGATTGGAAACCCGCTCCGAGAACTTTGACGAGGGTCCTCCGATCTACTTCAGCCACAATGACGTTCTCTGGTCGGCGGCGCACGAGCACGTCCGGCTGGGCATGGGCGCCCTGAGGAAGATTGTCGAGACAGTGTTTGAGGACGTGTCCGGCGGCAGGAAGCTCAAGACGCACGCGTTCGGCAAGCCGCAGGTGAGCACATTTGAGTTTGCGACCCGGCTGCTCCAGCAGTGGAGGGCCACCCAGCACGGGCTGGCCGAGAGTGAGCCGCCCGAGACGGTCTACTTTGTCGGCGACACCCCCGAGAGCGACATCAAGGGGACGAACGCCATGAACGAGAAGAGCAAGAATGAGTGGTACAGCATCTTGGTCAAGACGGGGGTGTACCAGGCCGGCACCGAGCCGAAGCACAAGCCCAGAAAGCTGGTGGACACGGTGCTGGACGCGGTGAACCACGGAAtcaggagggagatggccaAGCTGGGGACGAGGAAGGATGGcaaggggaggaagctgCCCTTGGATGATGCCGCGCTCAAGGCGATTAGCGAGGGGAGGACGCCCAACTTTGAGCTGAGTGCCGATCCCTTTGCCAAGGCggttgagcagcagcaggtgcaATGA
- the COX9 gene encoding Cytochrome c oxidase subunit 7A (EggNog:ENOG503P7M7; COG:I), which translates to MASAAVAPAFKPITGMLRRGLILDLSIGLGLGFVFGNAFWYGYHMPRVNARDAYYRKLEEARAARQGN; encoded by the exons atggcctctgctgctgtcgcTCCGGCTTTTAAGCCTATCACTGGG ATGCTCCGCCGGGGTTTGATCCTTGATTTGAGCATTGGGCTTG GTCTCGGATTTGTGTTTGGCAATGCCTTTTG GTACGGCTACCACATGCCTCGGGTCAACGCTCGTGATGCGTACTACcgcaagctggaggaggctcGCGCTGCTAGACAGGGCAACTAA
- a CDS encoding hypothetical protein (EggNog:ENOG503NWZ6; CAZy:GH125; COG:S) yields the protein MRPLATAQLLILLSQATPLVTSQDSSSSCLDYSTRSRTRHPPFSPGRHALSSARPSPSCRTFNLSSLESLLGTLPIADPDLLRLWQNTYPNTLDTAIKWHGHSNSPDSEEELTFIITGDINAMWLRDSARQLQSYLPLLTPSPSSDSLAGLFRGTVNTQARNVLSAGYCNSFRPPPESGVISDEEGGDRDVVRPEYDRAGVFECKWEVDSLASFLELSRDYYFSTHDIEFFGRQGNWTAAVRRVVEVGRGMQRGTTYGADGRVLESGYSFARMTTRSTETLANDGAGSPVASGTGLVRSAFRPSDDATTYQFLVPGNMMFSVALAGAAVIAEDLGEQELAGEMRAFSREVREGIEKFGVVEVVGEDGVSKEKVYAYEVDGFGGVVLGDDANLPSLLSAPVMGYVAGSDPVYQATRRRILSRRNPYYADGEVVRGVGSPHTGPGMIWPMSLVMQIMTSEDDEEIRGALKQILGSTDGLGLIHESIDGWNSTKWTREWFSWANGLFGAMIVDLAKRKEGLLRESFQ from the coding sequence ATGAGACCCCTCGCCACCGCCCAACTGCTGATCTTGCTATCCCAGGCAACCCCCCTCGTCACCTCCCAAGactcatcttcctcatgcTTAGATTACTCCACCCGCTCCCGCACTCGtcacccccccttctcccccggcCGGcacgccctctcctccgcccgcccctccccctcgtgCCGgaccttcaacctctcctccctcgagtctctcctcggcaccctccccatcgccgaccccgacctcctccgcctctgGCAAAACACCtaccccaacaccctcgacaCAGCCATCAAATGGCACGGCCATTCCAACTCTCCCGATAGCGAAGAAGAACTGACCTTCATCATCACAGGCGACATCAACGCCATGTGGCTCCGCGACAGCGCCCGCCAGCTGCAGTCCTACCTCCCCTTGCTgaccccctcaccctcatctgACTCCCTGGCGGGCCTCTTCCGTGGAACGGTGAACACCCAGGCAAGAAATGTCCTCTCAGCCGGGTACTGCAACTCGTTCCGCCCGCCCCCCGAGTCAGGCGTCATTTctgacgaggagggcggggacAGAGACGTGGTGCGTCCGGAGTATGACAGGGCTGGGGTTTTTGAGTGCAAGTGGGAGGTCGACTCGCTGGCTTCGTTTTTGGAGTTGTCGAGGGATTATTACTTTTCCACGCACGACATCGAGTTTTTTGGCCGGCAAGGAAATTGGACTgcggcggtgaggagggtggtggaggtggggagggggatgcaGAGGGGGACGACGTATGGGGCTGATgggagggtgctggagagTGGGTACAGCTTTgcgaggatgacgacgcGGTCGACCGAGACGTTGGCGAATGATGGGGCGGGAAGCCCTGTTGCTTCGGGGACGGGGTTGGTCAGGAGTGCGTTTAGGCCTAGTGATGACGCGACGACGTATCAGTTTTTGGTGCCGGGGAATATGATGTTTTCTGTGGCTTTggcgggggcggcggtgattGCCGAGGATTTGGGGGAGCAAGAGCTGGCTGGGGAGATGAGGGCTTTttcgagggaggtgagggaggggattgagaagtttggggttgtggaggtggtgggggaggatggggtgagCAAAGAAAAGGTGTACGCGTatgaggtggatgggtttgggggggtggtgctgggggatgATGCGAATCTGCCGAGCTTGCTGTCGGCGCCCGTGATGGGGTACGTGGCCGGTAGTGATCCGGTTTATCAGGCTACGAGGAGACGGATCCTCAGCAGGAGAAATCCGTACTatgctgatggggaggtggtcagGGGGGTTGGGTCACCGCACACGGGCCCGGGCATGATTTGGCCTATGAGTTTGGTGATGCAGATTATGAcgagcgaggatgatgaggaaatTAGGGGCGCGTTGAAACAAATTTTAGGGAGTACggatgggttggggctgATCCATGAAAGCATTGACGGATGGAATAGCACAAAGTGGACGAGGGAGTGGTTCAGCTGGGCCaatgggttgtttggggcGATGATTGTGGATTTGGCGAAAAGGAAAGAGGGTTTGTTGAGAGAGAGCTTCCAGTGA
- a CDS encoding hypothetical protein (EggNog:ENOG503P7VN) — protein MNATEAAGGRLLGEIEEMALDEVLAAFRTGFRAVACTGGHNDASIGHNDSVSVKKEEDAQYGPKTFPIEALNDLVQRNFRATGSAPLAVSGRYYELIYVLIATLIASPWDKAVVVVDLEGKFDPLRVLAAPLAGPVSSLQDNEKTATKRARVERSDLEHIHILQPKKGNWEQQPPARFVSACLTTMEEYMLYGAHRSRGRQWWGTVLIGGGFNPVGGLPKAVSAQVAVTAGRGGWLRVERAEVPGFGELSVEQASRDREKRQQVVEQMGWVGSSPRGGFSFGGEAP, from the exons ATGAATGCGACtgaggcggcgggggggaggttgctggGCGAGATTGAGGAGATGGCGTTGGATGAG GTTCTTGCCGCTTTTCGCACGGGCTTTCGAGCCGTTGCCTGCACCGGCGGCCACAACGACGCCAGCATCGGCCACAACGACTCTGTGAgtgtcaagaaggaggaggatgcacAATATGGGCCCAAGACATTTCCGATTGAGGCTCTCAATGACCTTGTGCAACGCAACTTTCGAGCGACTGGGTCAGCACCACTCGCGGTTTCCGGGCGGTATTACGAGCTGATTTACGTGCTGATTGCGACGCTCATCGCGAGCCCGTGGGAcaaggcggtggtggtggttgacttGGAAGGAAAATTCGATCccttgagggtgttggctgcTCCGCTTGCTGGGCCGGTATCATCATTGCAAGACAACGAAAAAACAGCGACAAAGCGGGCGAGGGTAGAGAGAAGCGACTTGGAACACATTCACATCCTGCAGCCGAAGAAGGGAAACTGGGAACAGCAGCCACCTGCTCGATTTGTCTCGGCCTGTCTCACCACCATGGAGGAGTACATGCTCTACGGAGCCCACCGGAGCCGGGGACGGCAGTGGTGGGGCACCGTGCTCATCGGAGGCGGCTTCAACCCCGTTGGAGGCCTGCCAAAGGCCGTCTCCGCCCAAGTCGCGGTGACGGCCGGACGGGGGGGGTGGCtcagggtggagagggccgAGGTGCCTGGGTTTGGGGAGTTGAGTGTGGAACAGGCATCGAGAGATCGGGAGAAGCGGCAACAAGTGGTTGAGCagatgggttgggttgggagtTCCCCACGGGGAGGATTTTCCTTTGGCGGAGAGGCTCCGTAA
- a CDS encoding hypothetical protein (EggNog:ENOG503P8NI; COG:S), which produces MAPHVQTFPSSQLPSHIHHLPNSSHRARKTPSGKPTDLSRDCDLFSFVQYDCQIARPNEANCPVVCTPVKRFFRVL; this is translated from the exons atgGCCCCGCACGTCcaaaccttcccctcctcccagctcccctcccacatccaccacctccccaacagcTCCCACCGCGCCCGCAAGACCCCCAGCGGGAAACCGACCGACCTCTCCCGCGACTGCGACCTCTTCTCGTTTGTGCAGTACGACTGCCAGATCGCCCGCCCCAACGAGGCCAACTGCCCCGTCGTGTGCACGCCCGTCAAGCGCTTTTTCAGGGT TTTGTAG